From Malaya genurostris strain Urasoe2022 chromosome 2, Malgen_1.1, whole genome shotgun sequence:
CCTAGAAAGACAGTCACGAAACTTTGATACAACTGCGGGCACCGTGTCAAAAGTAACTTATTATGTCATTACAACAGGAAGACTTCAGACTGCATCAACCTAATGAATCACTTCCGACCGGAAGAAAACAACTTAAAGTGAAATAATGAAAAGTAGTTAAAAGCTAACGTATTCGTAATAGACTTGTTCTCTTCTGCGCACACACACGATagagtaagttttttttttcctgaaaaGGTTAACGCCATAGTGGCCCACCAGACAGCAGGCACCAATGTCACGCTATTATTATTCCATGCCCCAAACAGTTTGGGATTTTTGAGTCGCCCCGAAATAGCGCTACATAAAATTTGTTGAACTCATATACACAAACAGTGTTTTATCCTGGGCATCCATTGTGCTAGGCTTCGATGCACTGTGGAGGTCCTTCAACTCACCCATGTAGGGTGTGAGTCCTAGAACAATTGGGACAGTTTCAATGGCAACTTTCCAAATGCAAATTCCCTCGGTTACTGATCGAATGTTACTCTGAAGTAAAACTCACCTGGGAATGTATTATGCCATCACGAAGCCCAAATCGACCCTCGGTATAACTAGCGTGACAAATATCAAATGGGTTTCCACTATCGACATACACCGAATAATTGTTGTTGTGAAGCAAAACCGATAGCAACTTTTCTGTAATGACAAATGCGTGTTTTGCAGCGGAGTTATAGTTCAGTTTCAGGATTAAGTATGCGAACTTTCAATTTCGAATGAAATCGACAACATTTTGTGCGTTGATTGCACAGCTTActaagatttttttccccaccAATGAGCTATCGTTAGTTGTGTCTGTTTGTCTGTGATTACAAGTCGCGAAAAATTGTTACTTTTAATACTAacttttgagaaacgattccccCGAGACATGGAAGATTGAAAGGTACCACCTACACACATAGATAGCTTGTGTTCGAAGGTCTTACAAGGGGCCAAATACTACTACTATTAcgaggtatttttttttcacaagaaCGGAATAGAAAGTTAGTGAATAAAATCAGTTGTCTAAAATTTTAGAATCTTAAAACGAATCATAATTTGAATTCGAAGACCCCCCGAAAACCAATGCCAAAAAAGATATTATGGATTCAATAGCACATTTTCAACCATCATTATGCCAGCGAGTATGTTTCCGAATGgttccgtcgtcgtcgtccatAAGAGCAATGGAAAGTTACGATCTAATCATAACATCACCTAGCAGATATTTGCACTGAAAGTAGAGACAAACAGCACCGATACCAATACCTTTTCCAAACAACAGAACGGCGTTGCCTGGTGCACGCGAACGGACATAAACATCGCGGAACAATTTACCTTAACAACATACACCAAATTGCTAGGGTATTTTGTTTATATCTAACCTCAATAAGCCGCACATACTCGTGCTCGTTCAGGACCACGAGACTCACACATTCACTCACGCCCCGCAGGATCCAGAATAGAACGGGTCACCGGAGCCAACCGCCGTAGCAGCATGAGCATAACTCAGTTCGTGGCACGACAACACCAACAGCACACGCGAATCGCTGACGTTCCTTCGCCAATTTCTTCAGAGTGTAATACATGAAGTTTTGCTCAAGACAAGTAAAAGTTCCGGAAAGTAGGCAAAGTGCACAGCGAAGCTTTAATGTGTCACACGTAAAGCCCAAAAGGCAAAGGCGGTATCCGACGGAAAAGAAAACTGTGTGTTCAAAAGATGTGACTAACAATGTTGCTCAAGTGCATGTAGATTAAAATGTCGATTAATTCCAGTTGCATATCGCCAGTTAGTAATGGGTTCATGAACATTGGCAGCACTTTGTTATTGGACCAAAGAAAAACACGAAACTAGGTAGGCGTGTGAGCGCAATGAAATAAACGAAACACGACTACCAGTGCAGTTTCGAGAATGAGTGCAAAGTACTAAAATCAACTGAATTGGCCAAAAATTACTAGAAGTAACGGTGCAAGtgcaataaattcaaatgagtACATCCAAACTTCGGGGAAAATCGGCAATACATATTAACGATAGTGTAATTAGTACCAATTCCAATAACTCACATAACACTTTGCTCAAAATTGAATCTGTTGTGCCAAAGCTAACCAATCGCATCAATAACACTACAAACTCGAACCATTCGAGTAGGCTAAAAACGTTTCATCGATCACACAGTACACTAAGCTCAAGCTATCTGAAAAAAGTCAACGAAAAACGACCTGTCGCACCGCGTGAAACAGTAGGCGATAAAACAGGTGAATCAGTGAGGGACCAACCACTTTGCAACCACAACGAACCACAACCGGACGGATCGATCGTGATACACAATGGAATTACGACGATTAAGCGTTCCGAAAAAGATCGCGAAAAGCATCCCGATCGTGTTAATCTGGATCGAAAGGGCCTCGGTTCgattcctatcatcgatgacgagCCAAATCTACGGTTACTTTCGCTACAGCACAACCTCATCAACACATTCCACTTACCTGCCGAAACGGACTCGAACAACAACGAATCAAAACAGTCACTTCAATGCCACGCGTCGAGTACTCAAAATTCGACCAAACCCTCACCTACACGGCCTCCGAACAATTCAACCAATGTCACCCATACGGCGGCGAAAGATGGTTCCACAGCTGCACCCACTGCTGTCTCCGCTGTCGTCAATAACTCCTACGCAATAGGCCGGAATGCCAAACAGTTCCTGCGTCAGAAATCCATTTCCCGGAATCAGTTGTTCTTGAACAACAACCATATCAACTATCTAGCAAATAAAGTTACCTTAGGCGCCAAGCCACTCAATGGCCTGGCCAACGTCAGTATCGGTCAATCTCCAACAAGTGCCACAAGTCCGACCAGCACGTTCCTCCAAAAGCCTCCAGCGTCAATCCTTCTGAGTGCTAAAAACCGACACATACTGAAAAAATCCAACAGCTTTATCAGTAATGCAGCTTTGTTCCCTGCCACACCAGCACACCAACAGCCGACCAACAACAACACCCTcaaactgaaaaataaactactacGAACTCCTTCGTTCAGCATCGACAACCTTTGCAACGTAGGCGAAACACACACAGTTACACACGAAAGTAACAGCACCGGAAACAGCGGCAAATCAACTCCAACAAACACGGTGGCCAACTTGATCAATCCTTTCGTCAACCCCCAAAACCACATCTCTCCGATACTGTCGGCTGCCGAGCCCCGCTACAATCTGCAAAATCTCGTATTCCTAGATCTGTACGATaaccaaattgaaaaaatctccTGCCTTGATGGTTTGAAGTGTCTAACGGTACTGCTGTTGGGTAAAAACCGCATTACTGACATCACGGGATTAGTCTCACTGCGTCAGACGTTGCGGGTTCTCGATCTCCATGGTAACAAAATATCCAACATTACGTCCAAGGTCAACCAGCTGCAGGAGCTCAAATCGCTGAATTTGGCCGGGAATCAGTTGCGACAGATCTACGCTCAGGATTTTAGCGGTTTGGTCAATTTgaaggaactaaatttgaaacgaaatcgAATCAAGAAAATGCACGGATTTGACGATTTGCGAAATCTGGAACGACTGTGGTTGTGTCACAATGACCTACAGTGCGTCGAGGACATGTCTGCGATCGCCAAAGCTATCAACTTGAAAGAGGTTACCATTGAGAATAATCCCGTATCGCTGGCAGGCGACTGCGTTTCGTTTCTGGTCAGTTATCTGCCCGGACTGGTGTCGCTCAGTCAAATGCAGATCACCGAACAAGTCCGCCGAGCTGCTTCCGCTTGGCGCAAGAACAAGGAACTGTCCGATCTGAACTACACCAACCTCACCACCGACGTCTGCCAGAGCATACGACGAGAGGAGATAATTTCCAACGCTAGAACAAACTGGGAATTGCTGAGGTCACAACAGACAATCGCATGCCGAAATGTTCAGCGCACAACGAACAATAGCAGTGTTCAAATCAACAAAACCATTACTGTCGAATCGAATGGTAAACCGGTAGATGCAGTTAAAACTAAAGGTAAACATAAGAAAACTTCTAGCCATGTGAATGGCATTGGTGCCACGAACAACCAACGACCATCTCGACCGGTTAAAAAACCTCCAAACCGGAAACTCGTACGATCATCATCCCAAGATAACTCCGGATCACAAATTTCAGAACAGGGCGGCGAAGACTACTTTAGACTTCCACCCATTCTGGCACCATTTATCGATCAGAACCCGAACACTGCTGCCTCGGATAACAAAATAGAGTCATCCGAGTCCAGTACATGTCAACAGCTAGACTCCAGTGTTTCCAGTGCCTTCAGTTCCGACAACGAAGAGTTGAACGTAAATGAACTCGAAAACGATGCGGAGAAAGAAATCCTGCTAACGTCAACACCAGTGAAATTATTCCCTTCTCCACTGATGAAAATTCCCATCGGTGATGATATAAAAATTGACGATAATCCTTCGGAAGTGACCAACTCTGGACATCCTACGAACGCCATTCATCCTGATGAACCAAACAACGACAAACACTCTACACTTTCCACCATTTCTATCAAAACAGCATCCGATTCAAATGTTACCACATCTTCAAACTCGAATGATGATCGAATAGCTTCGACACAGAAAATGAGGACCACCGTACCTGTCAAAAGATACGGCATCGGTACCTTAGTACGAACAAATACAGCACGCAGTTCAATCATGAATAATACCAACAGTTTGGCGAACTCATCCAACCTAGCGAACCCGAGCATCCCAACGCCAATCTCTTCCACTGCCGGGCCGAGTGTTTCCGGGAATGCCATCACTAACAGTACCTACGTGCCACCCGCCAAATCCAAAGTGACGGAGCGAGAAAGAGAGCAAGGTGGGGACTATCTCATCGAAATCTGTGGACGCTACTTGAACGTCTACGGGATGGGTGCTTTGCGGTTCATCGATAAACAATGGAACATGTCCAAGGCCAGCGATGTCCACACGGTCAAGTTCAGTTACATCAACTTCAATAACATCACTGCGGTTCTCTGCCGAATCAAAATACGCTTCGTGAATGCAGAGAACTTCATCTTTCGTGAGACGAACATTACTTGTCTGGGTCAGATCAACGCACTTGCCGAAAGTCAAGGGATCGCTTCGTTGACCATCGACCCAGAGGGTAATCCGATAGCGACCAAGAACTGGCATAGCTATGCAATCTACCGACTCTCGCACTGGGGTCTCAAACAAATCAACGGAACGGAGATAACCGAAGAAGAAGTTCGTAGCGCTGAAAACATGTATTCCGGTCTCTCCGATCTAGTTCTTTGGTCACTACCGGAGGGACTGTTGCAGCCACTTCTACAGCGGCTGCGATTGGAGGAAACTGCTCATGCTACCAAAATGACCGCCAAGGAATGGTTGATGCAAGCTGATTCATCCTTGAAGAACATCGTCGGCAAGGAagcacttcaatggaagaaacaCCACAGCACCGGCCAGGATGATACGGTAATGCGTTCCAAAGGCAAAGCCTACTTTGCGCGGATGCTCGACAACACCTGCAATGCCGTCGACAAACTGCAGCAACTGGAAAGCATGTGGCCAACCCTGCTGGTGGAAATGATACGTGGCACTTTGATTGACTATTCACAGATCGACGTCTACGTACGAAGCATGCTACAGGATTTACTTAAATGACTCGCTTTGATTATACCTAACTTATTTGAATTGCCGTAAACGAGTTCTGTTAAACCCAGCATCGAGCATTTTGttaggaaatgaaaatttcatcgCTCAAATGTGTTCAAAtatattcaatttaagaaagTGCGTATAAGTTCTACTCTACATTGACAATAACTGTGGCTCTTTTGTATACGGAAACTATAACATCGAGCATCTAAACGAGCAGATCTCTGTTAGTCTGAAAGTAATTAAAATGATCAAACAAAACCGACAGCCTTGTTAACAGTCAATGCAAAAACATACATAGAAAAActgattaaatcaattattttgttttgttgtaaGTTATATTGCAAATATTTCTAACTTAACATAAACTAATTCAAGAACTGTTTATTCGTTTGTACAAAAATAACGAAATACAGATTTAAGTCACATAACAAATAGAATTCCAatccattttattttttatgtgaa
This genomic window contains:
- the LOC131432028 gene encoding uncharacterized protein LOC131432028 yields the protein MSTSKLRGKSAIHINDSVISTNSNNSHNTLLKIESVVPKLTNRINNTTNSNHSSRLKTFHRSHSTLSSSYLKKVNEKRPVAPRETVGDKTGESVRDQPLCNHNEPQPDGSIVIHNGITTIKRSEKDREKHPDRVNLDRKGLGSIPIIDDEPNLRLLSLQHNLINTFHLPAETDSNNNESKQSLQCHASSTQNSTKPSPTRPPNNSTNVTHTAAKDGSTAAPTAVSAVVNNSYAIGRNAKQFLRQKSISRNQLFLNNNHINYLANKVTLGAKPLNGLANVSIGQSPTSATSPTSTFLQKPPASILLSAKNRHILKKSNSFISNAALFPATPAHQQPTNNNTLKLKNKLLRTPSFSIDNLCNVGETHTVTHESNSTGNSGKSTPTNTVANLINPFVNPQNHISPILSAAEPRYNLQNLVFLDLYDNQIEKISCLDGLKCLTVLLLGKNRITDITGLVSLRQTLRVLDLHGNKISNITSKVNQLQELKSLNLAGNQLRQIYAQDFSGLVNLKELNLKRNRIKKMHGFDDLRNLERLWLCHNDLQCVEDMSAIAKAINLKEVTIENNPVSLAGDCVSFLVSYLPGLVSLSQMQITEQVRRAASAWRKNKELSDLNYTNLTTDVCQSIRREEIISNARTNWELLRSQQTIACRNVQRTTNNSSVQINKTITVESNGKPVDAVKTKGKHKKTSSHVNGIGATNNQRPSRPVKKPPNRKLVRSSSQDNSGSQISEQGGEDYFRLPPILAPFIDQNPNTAASDNKIESSESSTCQQLDSSVSSAFSSDNEELNVNELENDAEKEILLTSTPVKLFPSPLMKIPIGDDIKIDDNPSEVTNSGHPTNAIHPDEPNNDKHSTLSTISIKTASDSNVTTSSNSNDDRIASTQKMRTTVPVKRYGIGTLVRTNTARSSIMNNTNSLANSSNLANPSIPTPISSTAGPSVSGNAITNSTYVPPAKSKVTEREREQGGDYLIEICGRYLNVYGMGALRFIDKQWNMSKASDVHTVKFSYINFNNITAVLCRIKIRFVNAENFIFRETNITCLGQINALAESQGIASLTIDPEGNPIATKNWHSYAIYRLSHWGLKQINGTEITEEEVRSAENMYSGLSDLVLWSLPEGLLQPLLQRLRLEETAHATKMTAKEWLMQADSSLKNIVGKEALQWKKHHSTGQDDTVMRSKGKAYFARMLDNTCNAVDKLQQLESMWPTLLVEMIRGTLIDYSQIDVYVRSMLQDLLK